The proteins below are encoded in one region of Clostridium estertheticum:
- a CDS encoding aminotransferase class I/II-fold pyridoxal phosphate-dependent enzyme, with the protein MYRLNQNETPLFDALMEYVDRDTLPFHVPGHKKGLGADEQFKKFMGENPFKIDVTVFKLVDSFHHPTGPIKKAQELAADAYGADASFFSVHGTSGAIQAMIMSVVGSGDKIIVPRNVHKSITGGIILSGAVPVYMQPELDKKIGVAHGVSPETVEETLKNNPDAKAVLIINPTYYGVSTDIKRIADMVHEYDIPLIVDEAHGPHLKFNSRLPMSAMEAGADICAQSTHKIIGSLTQSSMLHVNSKLVSPARVKQLINLMHTTSPSYILMASLDCARRQIALNGTELLEKTIDLCNYVRNEVNKIPGFYCFGEEILNGLGTYAFDPTKITITCRDLGITGYDLDMILSNKYHIQMELSDIYNILAVGSFGDTRDGMEQLLKALGEISYEYYGKGTKKIDFIDIPSIPEQVQIPREAFNSVNTAVEIKKSVGMISGEFLMAYPPGIPVLCPGERITQEIVDYVEKLKNTGLYVQGTEDPEVEYIKVVLEEDAVYITVD; encoded by the coding sequence ATGTATAGATTAAATCAAAATGAAACACCATTATTTGATGCTTTAATGGAATATGTTGACAGAGATACCTTACCTTTTCATGTACCTGGTCATAAAAAAGGCTTAGGAGCTGATGAACAATTCAAAAAATTTATGGGAGAAAACCCTTTTAAGATTGACGTTACAGTTTTTAAACTAGTTGACAGTTTTCACCATCCAACCGGCCCTATTAAAAAGGCTCAGGAATTAGCAGCAGATGCCTATGGTGCTGATGCATCATTTTTCTCAGTTCATGGAACTTCTGGTGCAATTCAAGCTATGATTATGTCAGTAGTTGGATCTGGTGATAAAATCATTGTACCTAGGAATGTACATAAATCAATAACTGGCGGTATCATTTTATCAGGTGCGGTACCAGTTTATATGCAACCAGAGCTAGATAAGAAAATTGGAGTTGCTCATGGGGTTTCTCCAGAGACAGTTGAAGAAACCTTAAAGAATAATCCTGATGCTAAAGCTGTGCTTATAATTAACCCTACATATTATGGCGTTTCCACTGACATTAAAAGAATTGCAGATATGGTTCATGAATATGACATCCCACTTATAGTTGATGAAGCTCATGGCCCTCATCTTAAGTTTAATAGCAGATTACCAATGTCAGCAATGGAAGCTGGTGCAGATATATGTGCTCAAAGTACGCATAAAATTATAGGATCCTTAACTCAAAGCTCAATGCTGCATGTTAATTCTAAGCTTGTGAGCCCAGCTAGAGTTAAACAACTAATAAATCTTATGCACACAACGTCACCTTCATACATACTAATGGCATCCCTTGATTGTGCAAGAAGGCAAATTGCATTAAATGGAACAGAGCTGCTCGAAAAAACTATTGATTTATGTAATTATGTAAGAAATGAAGTAAATAAAATACCTGGATTTTATTGTTTCGGTGAAGAAATTTTAAATGGCCTTGGAACTTATGCTTTCGATCCAACTAAAATCACAATAACATGTCGTGATTTAGGCATAACAGGTTATGACTTAGATATGATACTTTCTAATAAATATCACATACAAATGGAGTTATCTGATATTTATAATATATTAGCAGTTGGATCCTTTGGTGATACAAGAGATGGAATGGAGCAATTACTAAAGGCTCTAGGAGAAATAAGTTATGAATATTATGGTAAGGGTACAAAAAAAATTGATTTCATTGATATACCTAGTATTCCAGAACAAGTTCAAATTCCTAGGGAAGCTTTCAATAGTGTAAATACCGCTGTTGAAATAAAGAAAAGTGTTGGTATGATAAGCGGTGAATTCTTAATGGCTTATCCACCTGGCATTCCAGTTCTTTGCCCTGGTGAGAGAATAACACAAGAGATTGTAGATTATGTTGAAAAGTTAAAAAATACTGGATTGTATGTTCAAGGAACCGAAGACCCTGAAGTTGAATATATAAAAGTTGTTCTTGAAGAAGATGCAGTGTACATAACTGTTGACTAG
- a CDS encoding DUF523 domain-containing protein, translating into MIIVSSCLCGINCRYDGSNNLDTRLLKLLKEGKALPVCPEQLGGLATPREPCEILNGNGLDVIDGKATIIGTKNNDLTSSFLKGAYETLKIAEKIGATTAILKARSPSCGVSKIYDGTFSGTLRPGNGVTAELLLSKGIKVFTEEDLDDIKL; encoded by the coding sequence ATGATTATTGTAAGTTCTTGTTTATGCGGTATTAATTGTAGGTATGATGGTAGTAATAATTTAGATACGCGACTGCTTAAACTACTAAAAGAAGGGAAAGCTCTTCCTGTTTGTCCAGAACAGCTTGGAGGGTTAGCGACTCCACGGGAACCCTGTGAAATTTTAAATGGTAATGGTCTTGATGTAATAGATGGAAAAGCAACAATTATTGGAACGAAAAATAACGATCTAACTTCAAGCTTTTTAAAAGGTGCTTATGAAACTCTTAAAATAGCAGAGAAAATAGGAGCTACTACGGCTATTTTGAAGGCGAGAAGTCCTTCTTGTGGAGTTTCTAAAATATATGATGGAACATTTAGCGGTACTCTAAGGCCGGGTAATGGAGTTACTGCTGAGTTGTTGTTATCAAAGGGCATAAAGGTTTTTACTGAGGAAGATTTAGATGATATAAAATTATGA
- a CDS encoding acyltransferase — MFMKYVSDKSKLGKNITMGHFVVIDNEVVIGDNCVIGSNVVIHEGTIVGDNVRIDDNTVIGKQPMRSVNSIFKSEEKLLPAKINEGCLIGAGVIIYCGCEIGTKTLIADTAVIRENVTVGSKTIIGRGTTIENFCKIGSNCKIQTNVYITAYSLVEDYVFIAPCVTTSNDNYAARSKERFGKFKGVTIKNGGRIGAGAVILPGITIHEDGFVAAGSVVTKDVEEGVIVVGNPAKVMRDVPENQLLKNQ, encoded by the coding sequence ATTTTCATGAAGTATGTTTCAGATAAAAGTAAATTGGGCAAAAATATAACAATGGGACATTTTGTAGTAATAGATAATGAGGTAGTAATAGGTGACAATTGTGTTATAGGAAGTAATGTAGTTATCCATGAAGGAACTATTGTAGGAGATAATGTTAGAATAGATGATAATACAGTAATAGGAAAACAGCCTATGAGATCTGTAAACAGCATATTTAAAAGTGAAGAAAAATTGCTACCAGCTAAAATTAATGAAGGATGCCTTATAGGGGCAGGTGTAATTATTTATTGTGGATGCGAAATTGGAACTAAAACACTAATTGCCGATACTGCTGTAATAAGAGAAAATGTAACAGTGGGTTCAAAGACTATTATTGGTCGTGGAACTACTATTGAAAATTTCTGCAAGATTGGATCTAATTGCAAAATACAAACTAATGTATATATAACAGCATATTCATTAGTTGAAGATTATGTATTTATTGCACCTTGCGTTACAACATCTAATGATAATTATGCAGCACGTTCTAAAGAAAGATTTGGTAAATTTAAAGGTGTAACTATTAAAAATGGTGGAAGAATAGGGGCAGGAGCTGTTATTTTACCAGGTATTACTATACATGAGGATGGTTTTGTAGCAGCAGGTAGTGTAGTTACAAAAGATGTTGAAGAAGGTGTTATTGTAGTTGGTAATCCAGCTAAGGTAATGCGTGACGTACCAGAAAATCAATTGCTCAAGAATCAATAA
- a CDS encoding nucleotide sugar dehydrogenase, protein MFQLKDELLLKLKNKTARLGVVGLGYVGLPLAVEKAKVGYEVIGFDVQDKKVQMVNEGRNYIGDIVDEDLDRLVKAGKLKATTDFSFVKDVDTVCIAVPTPLDLYKQPDLSYVVASTKSVAKYLHRGMLVVLESTTYPGTTEEVLKPILEESGLKCGVDFFLAFSPERIDPGNKQFNTKNTPKVVGGCTKDCTEVAGMLYRSVLEGDILEVSSPAVAEMEKILENTFRNVNIALANEMAILCKRMNIDIWEVIDAAKTKPYGFMPFYPGPGLGGHCIPLDPFYLEWKAKEFDYHTKLIEASGIINDYMPEFVLENVMKLLNGQKKALNGAKVLLMGAAYKKDIDDMRESPTLKVIEQLEKNGADIIINDPFIPKFTHNGKEYVTVNWEDEIKSADIVIITTDHSSYDYERIVAEATLLYDTRNATKHVVNNREKINKL, encoded by the coding sequence ATGTTTCAATTAAAAGATGAATTATTATTAAAATTAAAAAACAAAACAGCTAGACTTGGTGTAGTTGGACTTGGATATGTGGGATTGCCACTAGCTGTAGAGAAGGCTAAGGTAGGATATGAAGTAATAGGATTTGATGTTCAAGATAAAAAGGTTCAAATGGTAAATGAGGGACGTAATTATATTGGTGATATTGTAGATGAAGATTTAGATAGATTAGTAAAGGCCGGAAAACTTAAAGCTACTACAGATTTTAGCTTTGTTAAGGATGTTGATACAGTATGTATAGCAGTTCCTACGCCACTTGATTTATATAAACAACCAGATTTATCATATGTAGTTGCATCAACTAAAAGTGTAGCTAAGTACTTACATAGGGGAATGCTTGTAGTACTGGAAAGTACTACATACCCAGGAACAACAGAAGAAGTGCTTAAGCCAATACTTGAAGAATCGGGACTTAAATGTGGAGTTGACTTTTTCTTAGCGTTTTCTCCAGAGAGAATTGATCCAGGAAACAAACAATTTAATACAAAAAACACTCCTAAGGTAGTCGGAGGATGTACGAAAGATTGTACAGAAGTAGCTGGGATGTTATACAGAAGTGTGCTTGAGGGAGATATACTAGAAGTGTCTTCACCAGCAGTAGCTGAAATGGAAAAAATACTTGAAAACACTTTTAGAAATGTAAATATAGCATTAGCTAATGAAATGGCTATTTTATGTAAAAGAATGAATATAGATATATGGGAGGTAATAGATGCAGCTAAAACTAAACCTTATGGTTTTATGCCATTCTACCCAGGTCCAGGACTTGGTGGACATTGTATACCTCTTGATCCGTTCTACCTTGAATGGAAGGCAAAAGAGTTTGATTATCATACAAAATTAATAGAAGCATCAGGTATAATTAACGATTATATGCCTGAATTTGTTTTAGAAAATGTTATGAAACTTTTAAATGGTCAGAAAAAAGCATTAAACGGAGCAAAAGTGCTTCTTATGGGTGCAGCTTATAAGAAAGATATAGATGATATGCGCGAATCACCTACACTAAAGGTTATAGAACAGTTAGAAAAGAATGGTGCTGACATAATTATAAATGATCCGTTTATACCTAAGTTCACACATAACGGCAAAGAATATGTAACTGTAAATTGGGAAGATGAAATAAAAAGTGCAGATATAGTAATCATAACAACAGATCACAGTAGTTATGATTATGAAAGAATTGTGGCAGAAGCTACTTTGTTATATGATACTAGAAATGCTACAAAACACGTTGTAAATAACAGAGAAAAGATAAATAAGCTTTAA
- a CDS encoding IS1182 family transposase encodes MINEKNFTQQKLEMVYLEDLVPKDHILRNIDKYMDFSFIRELTQKYYCLDNGRPGVDPILLFKMLFIGYLFGIKSERQLVKEIEVNVAYRWFLGLSLTDVIPDHSTISQNRRRRFKGTDVFQKIFDEVVFKAINLKMVTGKILYTDSTHLKANANKRKLVKIEVEKTPKEYVADLNKAVEEDRINHGKRPLKVKEPVTIIKEIKVSTTDPDSGYMMRDGKPEGFSYLDHRTVDSKHNIITDVYVTPGNINDVDPYIDRLDVQIKKFNFNTKYVGADAGYATNLICKELFERELKSVMGYRRSPHTKGMYTKNKFQYVKEKDIYVCPDLRALHYKTTTRDGYKEYVGNAKDCKECPNRTQCFSDKSKVKTVRRHVWEMYKEDVVKFTKTDKGRNIYRRRKETIERSFADSKQLHGLRYCHMRGLENVQEQCLLTAAVQNMKKIASLLSSMFFYFITKNLLHVTNLSINQNAIA; translated from the coding sequence ATGATTAATGAAAAGAACTTCACACAACAAAAATTAGAAATGGTATATTTAGAGGATTTAGTTCCTAAAGACCATATTCTCAGAAATATAGATAAATACATGGATTTCTCTTTCATAAGAGAATTGACTCAAAAATATTATTGTTTAGATAATGGAAGACCTGGCGTAGATCCTATTTTACTCTTCAAAATGCTGTTTATTGGATACCTATTTGGAATAAAATCTGAGCGACAACTTGTAAAGGAAATTGAAGTAAATGTAGCTTATAGATGGTTTTTAGGACTAAGCCTTACTGATGTTATTCCAGATCATTCAACAATTAGCCAAAATAGACGTAGACGATTTAAAGGAACTGACGTGTTCCAAAAAATATTTGACGAAGTCGTATTTAAGGCTATAAATCTTAAGATGGTAACTGGTAAAATACTTTACACAGATTCTACACACCTAAAAGCAAATGCTAATAAGCGAAAGCTTGTGAAAATTGAAGTTGAAAAAACACCTAAAGAATATGTAGCTGATCTTAATAAAGCTGTAGAGGAAGATAGAATAAATCACGGTAAAAGACCTTTGAAAGTGAAAGAACCTGTTACCATAATAAAAGAAATTAAAGTTAGCACAACTGACCCCGACAGCGGATATATGATGAGAGATGGCAAGCCGGAAGGCTTCTCCTATTTAGATCACAGAACTGTGGACAGTAAACACAATATAATTACTGATGTTTATGTTACTCCTGGAAATATAAATGATGTTGATCCTTATATCGATAGATTGGATGTGCAAATAAAAAAATTTAATTTTAATACAAAATATGTTGGTGCCGATGCTGGTTATGCTACAAATCTTATATGTAAAGAACTATTTGAGAGAGAATTAAAATCTGTAATGGGATATAGAAGGTCTCCACATACAAAAGGAATGTACACTAAAAATAAATTTCAATATGTTAAAGAGAAGGACATATATGTTTGCCCTGACTTAAGGGCTTTGCATTATAAAACGACAACTAGAGATGGATATAAAGAGTATGTTGGGAATGCAAAAGATTGCAAAGAATGCCCAAATAGAACTCAATGTTTTTCTGATAAAAGTAAGGTTAAAACTGTTAGAAGACATGTTTGGGAAATGTATAAAGAAGATGTTGTAAAGTTTACCAAAACGGATAAGGGTAGAAATATATATAGAAGAAGGAAAGAAACTATAGAGCGAAGCTTCGCAGATTCTAAACAACTGCATGGGCTTCGCTATTGCCATATGCGCGGATTAGAAAATGTGCAAGAGCAGTGTCTGCTTACAGCAGCAGTGCAAAATATGAAAAAGATAGCTAGCCTACTATCTTCCATGTTTTTTTATTTTATAACTAAAAACCTGTTGCATGTTACTAATTTATCTATAAATCAAAATGCTATCGCATAA
- a CDS encoding Gfo/Idh/MocA family protein, giving the protein MKKIRMAIIGCGRISYKHVEAIIQNKDEIELVAVCDVVEANAIAKKDEYIEKIGRNVEIKVYKDYKEMLEKVDIDMVSIATESGYHPEIAIYCMNKGKHVLVEKPMALSTQDADRMIECANKNNVKLCVSHQNRFNEPIQKLRAAVEENRFGKLVNGTARILWNRNMGYYTQAPWRGTWELDGGTLMNQCIHNIDLLQWMMGGEIDTVYAQCGTFLRDIEAEDFGAIIIRFKNGAIGVVEGSACVYPKNLEETLSIFGEKGTVAIGGIAVNAIETWRFADNKDTEEEILKQQKGDPDSVYGFGHTPLFKDMIDAINTNRQPLINGVEGKKGMSIILAAYKSRLTGLPVKFPMGEFSTMQMKK; this is encoded by the coding sequence ATGAAAAAAATACGTATGGCAATAATAGGATGCGGAAGAATATCATATAAACATGTAGAGGCTATAATTCAAAACAAGGATGAAATTGAACTTGTAGCAGTTTGTGACGTGGTAGAAGCCAATGCTATCGCTAAAAAAGATGAATACATAGAAAAAATAGGTAGAAATGTAGAGATTAAAGTATATAAGGATTATAAAGAAATGCTTGAAAAAGTGGATATTGATATGGTTTCAATTGCTACTGAAAGTGGATATCATCCAGAAATAGCTATATATTGTATGAATAAAGGGAAACATGTACTTGTAGAAAAACCAATGGCTTTATCTACTCAAGATGCTGACAGAATGATTGAATGTGCAAATAAAAATAATGTTAAGCTTTGTGTTAGTCATCAAAACAGATTTAATGAGCCGATACAAAAGCTAAGGGCTGCAGTCGAGGAGAATAGATTTGGTAAATTAGTTAATGGAACAGCAAGAATCCTTTGGAATAGGAATATGGGATATTATACTCAAGCACCATGGAGAGGAACTTGGGAACTTGATGGTGGTACTTTAATGAACCAATGTATTCATAATATTGATTTATTACAATGGATGATGGGTGGAGAAATAGATACTGTTTATGCACAGTGTGGAACATTCTTAAGAGATATAGAAGCTGAAGATTTTGGAGCAATAATTATTAGATTTAAAAATGGAGCTATAGGTGTAGTTGAAGGTTCAGCTTGTGTATATCCTAAAAATTTAGAAGAAACATTAAGCATATTTGGTGAAAAGGGTACAGTAGCTATTGGCGGTATTGCGGTTAACGCAATAGAAACTTGGAGATTTGCTGATAATAAGGATACTGAGGAAGAAATATTAAAACAGCAAAAGGGAGACCCAGATTCAGTATATGGTTTTGGACATACGCCATTGTTTAAAGATATGATAGATGCTATAAATACAAATAGACAACCGCTCATAAATGGAGTAGAAGGAAAAAAAGGTATGTCTATAATACTTGCAGCTTATAAATCAAGACTAACAGGACTTCCAGTTAAATTCCCAATGGGAGAATTCTCAACAATGCAAATGAAAAAATAG
- a CDS encoding tetratricopeptide repeat protein has translation MDSKTYFSEKLAALLFLEIKKNSKINDFVILDDIYFPVRTNEIIQKVKKKEDFKNIPVNLFIEGMFYVLGADEHFKYNEEYKKIINTVPNSTGFIKSVVFKEIKDENYEEAYIILKGLLVIEENTDNYDKIFLLVDKLRLTNIMFKEEELKLIEKAKCITNYSNPYLYEALVLNSEKKHDLALIALRNYTMNGGEQTLDVVELKNSLETITGFEKAKELVQTDPKEALKILIPLINQLGDRPHIYYHCAVAYRNLQNYEKAIYYLNEAVAIDKDLIEVINEFGINYACLENYEMAIQYFRKAFEVTKSIEICTNLVMCYLNVKNVEQARIHLDIAKKIDAKDEIVIDLEKLFDESK, from the coding sequence ATGGATAGCAAAACATATTTTTCGGAAAAATTAGCAGCACTTCTTTTTTTAGAAATAAAAAAGAATAGTAAAATTAATGATTTTGTCATTTTGGATGATATTTATTTCCCTGTGAGAACTAATGAGATAATCCAAAAGGTAAAGAAAAAGGAAGATTTTAAAAATATACCAGTCAATTTATTTATAGAAGGAATGTTTTATGTTTTGGGAGCAGATGAGCACTTTAAATACAATGAGGAATATAAAAAAATCATTAATACTGTGCCAAATTCGACAGGATTTATTAAAAGTGTAGTATTTAAAGAAATTAAAGATGAAAATTATGAAGAAGCATATATTATTTTAAAAGGATTATTAGTTATAGAAGAAAATACCGATAATTATGATAAAATTTTTCTTTTAGTTGATAAATTAAGACTTACTAATATTATGTTTAAGGAAGAAGAACTAAAACTTATAGAAAAAGCTAAATGTATTACTAATTATAGTAATCCATATTTATATGAGGCACTAGTATTAAATAGTGAAAAAAAACATGACTTAGCATTAATTGCTTTAAGAAATTATACTATGAATGGTGGGGAACAAACTTTAGATGTTGTTGAACTTAAAAACTCATTGGAAACCATAACAGGTTTTGAAAAAGCAAAAGAGTTAGTACAGACGGATCCTAAAGAGGCACTTAAAATTTTAATACCTTTGATAAATCAATTAGGAGATAGACCACATATATATTATCATTGCGCTGTTGCATATAGAAATTTACAAAATTATGAAAAGGCAATATATTATTTAAATGAGGCAGTAGCAATTGATAAAGATTTAATTGAGGTTATTAATGAATTTGGAATTAATTATGCTTGCCTTGAAAATTACGAGATGGCAATACAATATTTTAGGAAAGCATTTGAAGTTACAAAATCCATAGAGATATGCACAAATTTAGTTATGTGTTATCTAAATGTAAAAAATGTTGAACAAGCAAGGATACATTTAGATATAGCTAAAAAAATAGATGCAAAAGATGAAATTGTGATCGATTTAGAAAAACTTTTTGATGAAAGTAAATAA
- the galU gene encoding UTP--glucose-1-phosphate uridylyltransferase GalU, translating to MRVKKAIIPAAGLGTRFLPATKAQPKEMLPIVDKPTIQYIIEEAVAAGIEEILIITGRNKRAIEDHFDKSVELEYQLQKNGKDEVLKMVQNISNLANIYYIRQKEPKGLGHAISCAKTFVGNEPFAVMLGDDVVDSEVPCLKQLIDCYSKYETSIIGVQEVPESEVSKYGIVDGISVENRVYKVKDVIEKPKASEAPSNIAILGRYIITPRIFDILENTKPGKGGEIQLTDALKTLISEEDMYAYNFEGRRYDVGDKEGFLEATVEYALKRDELKETFMKYLLTIKDNDMFKEVYSKCFNNQNK from the coding sequence ATGAGAGTTAAGAAAGCTATAATACCAGCAGCGGGGCTTGGCACAAGATTTTTACCAGCTACAAAAGCGCAACCTAAAGAAATGCTGCCAATAGTTGATAAACCAACAATACAGTATATTATAGAGGAAGCAGTTGCAGCCGGAATTGAGGAAATATTAATTATAACGGGAAGAAATAAAAGAGCTATCGAGGATCATTTTGATAAGTCAGTTGAACTTGAATACCAGTTACAAAAAAATGGTAAAGATGAAGTTCTAAAGATGGTCCAAAATATATCCAACTTGGCAAATATTTATTATATACGTCAGAAAGAACCTAAAGGTTTAGGTCATGCGATAAGTTGTGCAAAAACCTTTGTTGGAAATGAACCATTTGCGGTAATGCTCGGTGATGATGTTGTAGATAGTGAAGTACCTTGCCTAAAACAACTTATAGATTGCTACTCAAAATATGAAACTTCAATTATAGGAGTTCAAGAGGTTCCTGAAAGTGAAGTTTCCAAATATGGTATTGTAGATGGAATATCAGTAGAAAACAGAGTTTATAAGGTTAAAGATGTTATAGAAAAGCCAAAGGCAAGTGAAGCTCCATCAAACATTGCTATACTAGGAAGATATATTATTACACCTAGAATATTTGATATTTTAGAAAATACAAAACCAGGTAAGGGTGGGGAAATACAACTTACTGATGCTTTAAAAACTTTAATATCAGAGGAAGATATGTATGCTTATAATTTTGAGGGTAGAAGATATGATGTGGGAGATAAAGAAGGTTTTTTAGAAGCAACTGTGGAATATGCACTTAAACGAGATGAGCTTAAAGAAACTTTTATGAAATATCTTTTAACTATTAAAGACAATGATATGTTTAAAGAGGTTTATAGTAAATGTTTTAATAATCAAAACAAATAA
- a CDS encoding phospho-sugar mutase: MTYKEKYEKWINSNFIDVELKKEISQLQDEKEIEDRFYKDLEFGTGGLRGIIGAGTNRMNIHTIGKATQGLSDYLKSKYTEKISVTIAYDSRNMSIEFAKAAAETLCGNGISVNLFEELTPTPILSYAVRELKSKAGIVITASHNPKEYNGYKVYGEDGGQVTDEVAKDIITCVGSVEDFSKVKNMGFDNAKQNGMLKIIGENIYLSYMDKVKNLTIRKDLVNKYASDLKIIYTPIHGSGNLPVRRVLKELGYNNLFVVKEQEMPNGDFPTVPYPNPEEPKVFELALEMASDINPDIIFGTDPDCDRIGVVVKGDEGKYKVLSGNQTGVLLSNYILNSLNETDQLPKDGVVIKTIVTTDMVDNICEKYNVEVLDVLTGFKYIGEKIKEFEKTCEKDFIFGFEESFGYLAGNFVRDKDAVIAAMLICEMTLYYKNKGLSLYDALIDIYKEHGYYKESLVSIELKGKDGADKISNILENLRDSKKESISNNRIVKKMDYKLGLEMDLISNTEKSIELPKSNVLKFVLEDGSWFVVRPSGTEPKMKIYLSVKGDSLENASKKIINLKENVMVIIDKAGTN, from the coding sequence ATGACGTATAAAGAGAAATATGAAAAGTGGATTAATTCAAATTTTATAGATGTAGAATTAAAGAAAGAAATTTCGCAATTACAAGATGAAAAAGAAATTGAAGATAGATTTTATAAAGACTTAGAGTTTGGTACAGGAGGGTTAAGAGGAATAATTGGTGCAGGTACGAACAGAATGAATATACATACAATAGGTAAAGCAACTCAAGGGTTATCTGACTATTTAAAATCAAAATACACTGAAAAAATTTCAGTTACTATAGCATATGATTCAAGAAACATGTCAATAGAGTTTGCAAAAGCTGCTGCAGAAACGCTTTGTGGAAATGGTATCTCGGTGAATTTATTTGAAGAATTAACACCAACACCAATTTTATCTTATGCTGTTCGTGAATTAAAAAGCAAGGCTGGAATTGTTATTACTGCATCGCATAATCCTAAAGAATATAATGGGTATAAGGTTTATGGAGAAGATGGGGGACAAGTTACTGATGAAGTTGCAAAAGACATAATAACTTGTGTTGGTAGCGTAGAAGATTTTTCTAAAGTTAAAAATATGGGTTTTGATAATGCAAAACAAAATGGAATGTTAAAAATTATTGGAGAAAACATTTATTTGTCATATATGGATAAGGTTAAAAATTTAACTATAAGAAAAGACTTGGTTAATAAATATGCTAGCGATTTAAAAATAATTTATACTCCTATTCATGGATCTGGAAATCTACCTGTGAGAAGAGTTTTAAAAGAATTAGGTTATAATAATTTATTTGTTGTGAAAGAGCAAGAGATGCCAAACGGCGATTTTCCTACAGTGCCATATCCTAATCCAGAAGAGCCAAAGGTGTTTGAACTAGCGTTAGAAATGGCAAGTGACATTAATCCAGACATTATTTTTGGTACAGACCCTGATTGTGATAGAATTGGAGTAGTAGTTAAGGGCGATGAAGGAAAGTACAAGGTACTGTCCGGGAATCAGACAGGAGTATTATTAAGTAATTATATACTAAATTCATTAAACGAAACGGATCAATTGCCTAAGGATGGTGTAGTAATAAAAACTATTGTTACTACAGATATGGTAGATAATATTTGTGAAAAATATAATGTAGAAGTGTTAGATGTGCTTACAGGTTTTAAATATATCGGAGAGAAAATCAAAGAATTTGAAAAGACATGTGAGAAAGACTTTATATTTGGATTTGAAGAAAGTTTTGGTTATTTAGCAGGAAATTTTGTGAGAGATAAAGATGCAGTTATTGCAGCAATGCTAATTTGCGAAATGACACTTTACTACAAAAATAAAGGACTAAGTTTGTATGATGCTTTAATAGATATTTATAAAGAACATGGATATTATAAAGAAAGTTTAGTTTCAATAGAACTTAAAGGAAAAGATGGTGCAGATAAAATAAGTAATATATTGGAAAATTTAAGGGATTCAAAAAAAGAATCCATAAGCAATAACAGGATCGTAAAAAAAATGGATTATAAATTGGGTTTAGAAATGGATTTAATTAGCAATACTGAAAAGTCCATCGAATTACCAAAATCAAATGTATTAAAATTTGTGTTAGAGGATGGTTCTTGGTTTGTAGTTAGACCATCAGGTACTGAACCAAAAATGAAGATTTATCTATCGGTTAAGGGAGATTCTTTGGAAAATGCATCTAAAAAGATAATAAATCTAAAAGAGAACGTTATGGTGATAATTGACAAGGCAGGCACAAATTAA